CACCTGGGCTGGCCGGCTTACTGGCTGTGGCGATGCTGGTGACCGTGATGTCCACGGTCGACTCGTATTCATTCATCGCAGCTTCGACCTTCAGCAACGATATCGTCCGTCGTGTCACCAGAGGTGCAGAACAGAAGATCATGTGGTACACGCGGTGGGGTTTGGTCATTTCGACGGTCCTGGCGCTCGTCATGGCGCTGTTTTTCCGGTCGGTGATCGATATCTGGTACGCTTATGGCTCGATCGCTACCCCGGCACTCCTGATCCCGGTGCTGACCTCATTTGTTGGCAAGCGAAAGCTCACTTCCGATTGGGCGATAGTGACCATGGTTTCGAGTGGCGGATTGTCTCTTATCTGGTATCTGTCCCAGTACTGGACTGTCAGCGGCGGCCACTGGCTGGGGCTGGAGCCGATCTTCCCCGGCCTTATCGTATCACTCGTAATATTTGGTCTCGCCTCGCGCCGGGTGGCTCCCGGATTGCCTTAATCGACCCATTTTCGTATATTATTTGTTATGAGTGAACCGATCTATTTGTCCAAAGAGGGGCGGCTGAAACTCGAGGCTGAGCTCAAGCGGCTCAAGTTCGAGGAGCGCCCAAGACTGGTGGCCGAGATCAAACGGTCCCGGGAGCTTGGTGACCTCTCCGAGAACGCGGAGTATCACGCCGCTAAAGAGGCCCAGAAGCACCTTGAGCACAAAATCTCCCAGTTGGAAGAGAAGCTGTCGCGGGTCCGCTCGGTCGATATCGACAAGATACCGAACGACAAGGCATACCTCTTTTCCAAGGTGCTGGTGAAAGACGTTAGGCGAGGTGAGGAGATCCTCTATACGCTTGCCCCGGCTGAGGAAGCGGATGTGGACAACGACATTATTTCGGTAAAATCCCCGATCGGGGCGGCGCTTTTGGGGAAGGCGGTGGGTGAGGTGATATCGGTCGCCGTTCCGGCCGGCGAGATACGATACGAAATTTTGAGAATTACGCGCGAGTAGCGGGGACGTTCGGCGGCTACTGCTCTTCCTCGTAGAAATCGTCGATTGCTTCTTCCTCGAAATACTCCTCGGTGTCATCCGGTTCGATACCGGAAGCGAGATTCGCACATTCCAAAGAGCAATAGCATTCACCGGCCTGTTTGATCGGTTTGCCGTCAATCTTCTCATTACAATGGGCACAGAACATCTGATATCACCTCACTAATTGCTGCTACCGATAACGCGAGCACCGGTTCCCCGGGTTCCCAGTTCTGCTCGTCTTTCTCTGTATCCGGTAAGGCGGGCGAAAATGTTATGCCTTGGCCGAACCTTGTCAATGTTTTTTTCACCGCTTCCCGGCGGAATCGGCCGAGCCGTTTTAGCTTGCGCCGGAAATGCAAATGAACCATGGTTTGGCCTCGGCGGACCCATGTGCCGCTGGGTGTTGAGTATAAGACAATATGTGTGCGGCGTTTCATTTCAGTGCGGGTGGTCGACCAGGAGGTTTGCTGGGTCAGTGGCTCCCTCCGGGGTCGATGCGTCGAAAGCTCGCCCTCAAGCTTGGGATGCCGCTATTGCTTTTGTTTCTGGCCGCACTTCTTGTGGACCAGGTGGTGATGCCGATAATCACTCGGCAAGGGACCGAATTTCCGCTGCCTGATTTTACCGACCAGCGGCTCGTGGAAGCCGAGATAAAGCTCGAGGATATGAATCTGGCATATACGGTCTCGGCCGAGGAGTATGCCCCAACCAAAGAGAGAGGATTGATTCTCAAGCAGTTTCCGGTGGCCGGTACGAAGGTCAAGGAAGGGCGAATCGTCAAGTTCGTCATTTCAAAGGGGACCCGGATGGTGAAGATTCCCATGGTGGCCGGCAAGTCGGTCCGGCAGGCCATGCTGGATCTGGAGACCGAGGGGCTGGTGCTGGGTGAGGTCTCCTGGGCCGTGTCCGACACCATTCCGGAGAAGATCGTGGTGTTCTCCTACCCAGCGGCGGGGGTCGAGGTGCCTATGGGTTCAGCGGTCAACCTGATGGTCAACCGCGGACGGGCCACCGATTACACGTTCATGCCCAAGCTGATAGGAATGCCGCTCGATGATGCCCGGGAGCTGCTTGAAGAGAAGGGGCTGAAAATCGGCCTCATCAGCTACAAGACCAACGATAACTATCTGCCGGAGACAGTGCTTGAGCAATCCGAACCGGAGGGGACTGAGCTGACGCTGGGTACGGAGATCGACCTGGTGGTGAGCGAGACCTGAACGGTCTTCTCGCAGACTTTCCGCGGCAAAATCTGTCCGTTCACCAGAGTTCATTATTAACTTGCATCGCCTGCACTGGGGATTTTTCTTCGCGCCATGACTCGTCGAATCAAACAGAAACCCTCGCTCTTCGCTCCGGCCGGTAACTTTATCCGCCGTCTCTCCAACGAAAATGCGCGTATCAGGCGGCGGCTCGTCATGATCGGGGCGCTATTGGTGGTGGTGCTGCTGATCTACTCCATCGCCTCCGATACCTATGGTGTCCTGCGCATAGTCAAGCTGGAGATGGAGAAACGAGCGCTCCAGGAAGCGAACCTTCGCCAGACTGCCGACCTGATCGATGCCGCCCGCGAGCTGGACCTCCTCAAAAGCGACCGCAGCTATATCGAGTTCATTGCCCGCACCCAGTACCACATGGCGCGACCGAACGAAACGATCTTCCGTTTCCGCAGCCGCTGAACGCCATGGCGCTCGACAAAACCGAAGCCATTGTCCTCAAGGCGTTCAACTGGTCCGAATCCTCCCGCACGGTCGTCTTTTTCAGCCGCGAGTTCGGCAAGCTCCCACTAACCGACAAGGGAGGACGCCGCCTGATCTCCAAGCGGGGACGGCTGGTGCCGTTTGCACGACTTGAGATCACATTCTATAGCTCTGAGAAAGAGACCAATGGTTACGTCTCCGATGTCGAGCTCTTGGAAGCTCTGACATTCGAGAAGGACGGCACGCTGGGACGCCTTGCCTACGGCTCCGCCGCTTGTGAACTTCTATACCTGCTTCTCCCCGACGAAGAGCCACAGGGGGCGTTGTATTCATACTTTCTGGCTTATCTGCGCATGGATGACATTTGCGACAAACACGGGCTGCCGGGGCTTTTCATAGCGTTTTTTCTGCGAACACTCTCGCAGTTGGGGTACCACCCATCGCTCGCGTATTGCGTTGGTTGCGGCAAGGATTTCGATGAGACCGGGGCCAACGGCAGTGAAGTGCTGTTCTCGCCGGAGCGTGGCGGGCGGGTCTGTCCGGCTTGCCAACGCGTTGGGGAGTATTATATTGGCCTCTCACCGGAGGGGTATGCCACCCTCTGCCGGCTTCAAACCGCCTCGCTGACCGAGGCTGTCGCCGAGCCGCTGCGGTATGCCGATGCCGCCCGTCTGGTGGAAACCCTGACCAAGTTCCTGTCGTATCAGGCCGGGATCAAGTCGGATTTGAAGTCGCTGGAGTTTTTGGAGAAGCTGAGAACCACGCATCTGAGTCCGGAGAACAAACAGCCATGAGCGCGAAAAAAGTTGAAGACGTTATGGATAAAATCGTGTCGCTGTGCAAGCGGCGCGGCTACGTATACCCCTCCTCTGAAATCTATGGCGGTCTTGGCTCCACCTGGGATTACGGCCCGCTCGGCGCCGAATTAAAGCGCAACCTGAAGAGCTTCTGGTGGGATGCCATGACCAACCGCCGCGACGATGTCGAAGGGCTCGATGCCGCCATCCTGATGCACCCGCAGGTCTGGCACACCTCCGGCCATGTGGCGGAGTTCACCGACCCGATGGTGGACTGCAAAAAGTGCAAAGCCCGCTTCCGGGCCGACAAACTGGCCGAGGCGCGCTGCCCGCTGAAACCCTCCAAGTCACCGCTCGAATGTGGCGGCGAGTTGACCGAGGCACGCAAGTTCAACCTGATGTTCAAGACCTTCATGGGACCGGTGGAGGATGACTCCGCCATCACTTATCTGCGTCCGGAGACGGCGCAGGGAATCTATGTCAATTTCCTCAACGTGAAGAACTCCTCACGCCAGAAGATACCGTTCGGCATAGCGCAGATTGGCAAGGCGTTTCGCAACGAGATAACGCCCGGCAATTTCATTTTCCGCACCCGTGAATTCGAGCAGATGGAGATGCAGTTCTTTATTCATCCCAGCGAAGACGAAAAGTGGTTCGAATATTGGCGGCAGGAACGATGGAACTGGTATCAGTCCCTTGGTATTCGGATGGAGAAACTCCGCTGGCACCAGCACGGTGAAGGGGAACTGGCCCATTACGCCAAGGCGGCCTATGATATCGAATACGAGTACCCGTTCGGCTGGCAGGAGCTGGAGGGGATTCACAACCGGACCGATTTCGATCTGGGACGCCACATGAACGCCACCGGCAAGGACCTCCGGTATTTCGATGAGCGGTTCACCGAGAAGTTCGTGCCGTTTATTATCGAAACCTCCGCCGGCTGCGACCGGACACTTCTGACGGTATTGGTTGACGCTTACGATGAGCAGGAAGTAAAGGGGGAAACGCGCGTGTTCTTACGGCTGTCACCGAAAGTTGCGCCTATTAAGGCGGCCGTTTTTCCTCTGGTGAATCGCGACGGCATGCCGGAGTTCGCGACGAATGTCTATCACGAACTCAAAAAGCGGTTCAAGGTATTCTACGATGATTCCGGCGCGGTGGGACGCCGCTACGCCCGGATGGACGAAGCCGGCTGCCCGTACTGTATTACTATCGACGGCCAGACCCTTCAGGACCAGACCATGACCTTGCGCGAGCGGGACACCATGGAGCAGACGCGTTTGAACACCCCTCAGGTGCTGGAGTATTTGGACAAGAAGATCAATCAGTAGTTTCAGTGCCGCACCTAACAGGTGCGATTTGAGAGGGGTTTGCCCGGTGGTTTACAACCAATATCGTTGAATTCACACCTGTTAGGTGTGGCACAGGGTTCCCCCACACGCTGTAGCCCACCTGCTTCAGGTGGGTCTTCAGTTCCCGCCTCAGCACAAACGACAGTACCGCCGCATCTGCAAGCATCGTTTCCCCTCTCATTACCACAGCAAATGACTGTATGGGGGAACGGAGTAACTGAGGACCCAGCCGTTGGCCGGGCTACACCGTTAGAACTCTTGCAGAACCGGAAGCGGTTTTGCCTTACAAGCTCCAGAGATGCCGCTCGAGGGCGCGCTCGATGGCGCGAAGGTCCGGGAACATCGGCGAGTTCTGGGCACGTGTCCCGGTCCGACGTTCCTCAATCGTATGGCCGTTGATGATGAGCTTGGGAGATTTGACCGGCTGCTCGGATTCAACTATGTCCGCCAGAATCCCGCGCTCCGAGATCCATCGCTGCACAAAGTTCCGGGCTTCCTGCTGACGAGGGTCTTTCCGAGAATATATCAGGCCTATTTCCATCTCCGCCATTCCTCACGACTACCAAAAGGGCGTTACTACAGTAGTCGAACGTCCGCTCCGTGAACTTTAGTGCTGATTCTACAATCTTCAACGAACAAAGAAGCACATAGGTTTAGAGAAAACAACAAAAAGCGGGGGACGACGTCCCGTTTGCCGCTTCGCGGGGACGTTGTCCCTATTACCGCTTCGCGATTCAAGGAAAGTGGATTTGGCACGGTCAAGTGATTGCAGCATCGGCCTGATTGACGGGATGAGAGCAAATCAAAGGCTCGCCTGTGCCAACCCAAGTCCATAGAAAGAGTTGACAATCCATGTTAGCGGCTCTATTGTAAAGAGTTAGGGCAAGATAAGGCATTTCGTAACGTCCATCATAAAAGGAGGAATAGAGGCCATGATCCACGAATTACCCCCGCTGCCGTACGCGAAGAACGCGCTGGCACCGACCATCTCTGAGGAGACGCTGGAGTACCATTACGGCAAGCACCACAACGCCTATGTCACCAATCTGAACAAACTTATCCCCGGCACCGAGTTCGAGAATCTGAAACTCGAAGAGATCATCAAAAAAGCGACTGGCGGCATATTCAACAATGCCGCCCAGGTATGGAACCACACGTTTTACTGGCAGTGCCTCGCCCCCAAGGCAGGCGGTGAACCAGGCGGGAATCTGGCTATGGCAATCACCAAGGCGTTCGGCTCGTTCGCGGCGTTCAAGGAGAAGTTCAGCGCGACGGCGGTCGGGACATTCGGCTCCGGCTGGGCCTGGCTGGTGAAGAATGCCGACGGCTCACTGGCTATCGAGTCCACGAGCAACGCCGCCAATCCGATAACTTCCGGCAAGACGCCGCTTCTCACCTGCGATGTCTGGGAGCACGCCTATTACATCGATTACCGCAACCGCCGCCCGGACTATGTAGCGGAATTCTGGAAGCTGGTGAACTGGAAGTTCGTCGAGGGGAACCTCGCGAAATAGCGACAGCAGCGGCGTGTGACCTGCCGCAAGCTGGGCAGCGCCGCGCGCGTTTCGACTTCGCTCAACGCGACGACCCGATGAGTTATGCTCTTTCGTTGCGGCAGGTCCTCAGACCTGCCGCATCACCTATGTGAGGTCATGACACTGTGAACATCCGCAAACTAACCGTCGATGACGCCGCTGCGTTTCGGGAACTCCGGATAGAGATGTGCGGCAGCCACCCCGAGGCGTTCGGCCAGACACCTGAGGAAGTTGTGGCCATGACCGAGGACAATTTCCTCGAATGGATGAGCCCAAACGATGATTTTCCTCAGAAGTTTGTTCTGGCAGCGTTCGATAACGAGCGGTTGGTTGGCACGGTAGCGTTTCGGCGCGAGGATCCAAGCAAAGAGTGACACCGTGGTTGGATCTGGGCGGTCTATGTGCGACCGGAGGGGCGCGGCAAGGGAATCAGCAAGCAGCTCATGCAAAAGGTGATCGACGAAGCACGCACGATTGACGGCTTGGAGATGCTAACACTGTCAGTGGCGGTCACGCAGACAAGTGCACGAACGCTGTACACCTCGCTGGGATTTTTCACAACCGGCCTTAACCTCCACGGCTACAAGCTTCCCGACGGCCGCTATATCGACCATGAAGAGATGATGCTGCGTCTGTGAGAGGAAAATGTCGACGGTGATCCTGCGGGACATGGTGTTCGATGACCTGGACCATCTGGTCCGGTGGCGGAATGATCCGGAGGTCAGCCGGTACCTGGCGGATCGTCTCAAGACGCGCCAGGAAGCCGAAACGTGGCTGACTCGCCTAGGGGCAAATTCGAAAGTCTGGCGGAAGGTCATCCTGCTCGATGGCCGCATCATCGGCTATGGCGCGGTCGAGTCGATCGATGAAAAGAGCCGCAAGTGCGAACTCGCCCTGGTGATCGGCGAGCCCGAATGCTGGGGGCAGGGGATTGCCGGTCAGGTAGTGCGCGAGATGCTTCGCTACGCCTTCGTCGACTTGAAGAT
Above is a window of Candidatus Zixiibacteriota bacterium DNA encoding:
- a CDS encoding PASTA domain-containing protein, whose amino-acid sequence is MRRKLALKLGMPLLLLFLAALLVDQVVMPIITRQGTEFPLPDFTDQRLVEAEIKLEDMNLAYTVSAEEYAPTKERGLILKQFPVAGTKVKEGRIVKFVISKGTRMVKIPMVAGKSVRQAMLDLETEGLVLGEVSWAVSDTIPEKIVVFSYPAAGVEVPMGSAVNLMVNRGRATDYTFMPKLIGMPLDDARELLEEKGLKIGLISYKTNDNYLPETVLEQSEPEGTELTLGTEIDLVVSET
- a CDS encoding Fe-Mn family superoxide dismutase, producing the protein MIHELPPLPYAKNALAPTISEETLEYHYGKHHNAYVTNLNKLIPGTEFENLKLEEIIKKATGGIFNNAAQVWNHTFYWQCLAPKAGGEPGGNLAMAITKAFGSFAAFKEKFSATAVGTFGSGWAWLVKNADGSLAIESTSNAANPITSGKTPLLTCDVWEHAYYIDYRNRRPDYVAEFWKLVNWKFVEGNLAK
- the recO gene encoding DNA repair protein RecO: MALDKTEAIVLKAFNWSESSRTVVFFSREFGKLPLTDKGGRRLISKRGRLVPFARLEITFYSSEKETNGYVSDVELLEALTFEKDGTLGRLAYGSAACELLYLLLPDEEPQGALYSYFLAYLRMDDICDKHGLPGLFIAFFLRTLSQLGYHPSLAYCVGCGKDFDETGANGSEVLFSPERGGRVCPACQRVGEYYIGLSPEGYATLCRLQTASLTEAVAEPLRYADAARLVETLTKFLSYQAGIKSDLKSLEFLEKLRTTHLSPENKQP
- a CDS encoding glycine--tRNA ligase, with the translated sequence MSAKKVEDVMDKIVSLCKRRGYVYPSSEIYGGLGSTWDYGPLGAELKRNLKSFWWDAMTNRRDDVEGLDAAILMHPQVWHTSGHVAEFTDPMVDCKKCKARFRADKLAEARCPLKPSKSPLECGGELTEARKFNLMFKTFMGPVEDDSAITYLRPETAQGIYVNFLNVKNSSRQKIPFGIAQIGKAFRNEITPGNFIFRTREFEQMEMQFFIHPSEDEKWFEYWRQERWNWYQSLGIRMEKLRWHQHGEGELAHYAKAAYDIEYEYPFGWQELEGIHNRTDFDLGRHMNATGKDLRYFDERFTEKFVPFIIETSAGCDRTLLTVLVDAYDEQEVKGETRVFLRLSPKVAPIKAAVFPLVNRDGMPEFATNVYHELKKRFKVFYDDSGAVGRRYARMDEAGCPYCITIDGQTLQDQTMTLRERDTMEQTRLNTPQVLEYLDKKINQ
- a CDS encoding GNAT family N-acetyltransferase, with protein sequence MWAVYVRPEGRGKGISKQLMQKVIDEARTIDGLEMLTLSVAVTQTSARTLYTSLGFFTTGLNLHGYKLPDGRYIDHEEMMLRL
- a CDS encoding septum formation initiator family protein, producing the protein MTRRIKQKPSLFAPAGNFIRRLSNENARIRRRLVMIGALLVVVLLIYSIASDTYGVLRIVKLEMEKRALQEANLRQTADLIDAARELDLLKSDRSYIEFIARTQYHMARPNETIFRFRSR
- the greA gene encoding transcription elongation factor GreA, with translation MSEPIYLSKEGRLKLEAELKRLKFEERPRLVAEIKRSRELGDLSENAEYHAAKEAQKHLEHKISQLEEKLSRVRSVDIDKIPNDKAYLFSKVLVKDVRRGEEILYTLAPAEEADVDNDIISVKSPIGAALLGKAVGEVISVAVPAGEIRYEILRITRE
- a CDS encoding GNAT family N-acetyltransferase, with translation MSTVILRDMVFDDLDHLVRWRNDPEVSRYLADRLKTRQEAETWLTRLGANSKVWRKVILLDGRIIGYGAVESIDEKSRKCELALVIGEPECWGQGIAGQVVREMLRYAFVDLKMHRVFAATVRGNERSMRLITRSGFREEGSMREAILLRGTFVDLLCYSMLEQEYVASLI